In a single window of the Pseudomonas sp. B21-015 genome:
- a CDS encoding DUF4123 domain-containing protein — protein MSTLEQWIHEQSATGRRFYLVLDSLGQQDERNTLVSELGTQRYRNLYIGTPAESLAKNGPYLFELDSFDIPALRTLLSSPERNWGWLASAENTDLDVLSAHWRERLVTGERPHQAVYRFHDNRVLARALAYLQSEQRPEYLGSMASVCYWQVEQWTITDNPAPSQYPLPTDPAWCHTPMPEATFKGVQFDNTRRYLIREHTDNLLSLAQEQDIDTWLRGQFDLAHTWGWQEPDSIHFLLTQSLQAPDYAPPKSWLPQPNETPTMHFDRVYQETLYWQGDASV, from the coding sequence ATGAGCACGTTGGAGCAATGGATACACGAACAGTCCGCGACAGGGCGGCGCTTTTACTTGGTGCTGGATTCCCTCGGGCAGCAAGATGAACGCAATACGTTGGTCAGCGAGCTGGGAACTCAGCGCTACCGCAACCTGTACATTGGTACTCCAGCTGAGTCGCTGGCGAAAAACGGACCGTACCTGTTTGAGCTCGATTCGTTTGATATCCCGGCGCTCCGGACGTTGCTCTCGTCGCCAGAGCGCAACTGGGGTTGGCTGGCCAGCGCTGAAAACACTGATCTCGACGTGCTGAGCGCCCATTGGCGAGAGCGTCTGGTGACGGGTGAGCGCCCCCACCAAGCCGTCTATCGTTTCCACGATAACCGCGTATTGGCACGTGCGCTGGCTTACCTGCAATCTGAACAGCGTCCAGAGTATCTGGGATCGATGGCCAGCGTCTGTTATTGGCAGGTTGAGCAATGGACGATCACTGACAACCCCGCGCCCAGTCAGTACCCTCTGCCAACAGACCCCGCCTGGTGTCATACCCCTATGCCCGAAGCCACATTCAAGGGCGTACAGTTCGACAACACGCGGCGTTACCTTATCCGCGAGCACACCGACAACTTGCTCAGCCTGGCACAGGAGCAGGACATTGATACTTGGCTACGCGGCCAGTTCGACCTGGCGCACACCTGGGGTTGGCAGGAACCGGACAGCATTCATTTTTTGCTGACGCAAAGCTTGCAGGCGCCGGACTACGCCCCACCAAAAAGCTGGCTACCCCAGCCAAACGAAACCCCGACGATGCACTTTGACCGGGTTTATCAGGAAACGCTGTATTGGCAGGGAGATGCCTCCGTATGA
- a CDS encoding lipase family protein, with amino-acid sequence MSVVPLKDGDKPSFDGRIHTCPLRGHSTSFQLVDELGDGKPYAGLAYEVTDYENVSYTGKLDASGSGKVDNHYCGPVVLKLNQPYQGSEKAYTFLRERPHYPLPITELQVRAEKTRFFNKSGARTEANPAQGEAITFYQVEVRELVDHSAHLPPIVQRHFPPNTHVFSLFRQKTQVKNPKTQQTGFIDGGKNVDVTPYDSAMAELGNAPPARTPLGVALMPNRHTVLEVRPLRALRPMLSPSNDFCALNLYQLALMSTLSYSDFGQQPTSLPVENDSVSFPLQPSIGNWFGDALSKFDELWQVDAAQAGSKAYYPLYEEVPYSKRLEMVPFDPELYSEVNSPSLGEKQENPASIHCFDDSAFDDGTDTQAFITHHDTLILISIRGTAGGADALRDMDATQVPFGEWPGKVHSGFYGAAKVAYDFVDRYLDKFYNGQKLVITGHSLGGAIALIVSEMLRRNKRYAADIVLYTYGSPRAGDKVFVEGASPLIHHRTVNHNDPVPSVPSTWMDTSTKREYIAQGVVTVISPPVGVSWFALGMINITGEPYTHHGTLRHFMPVNFGAGKKSSILWMPGCSTINDHGCAKALKATDGLPDRGSFLRQIVDNADHKMVLSYIPNCWASLRRWQEAQEFNRTLVTDNEFELVDGALKNVQRQLLTLERRLAASPDRYVDSQAATKAALQQEIENIGTTRTRLDILRGEPVTESHVYGLFAGLPELIEGDLPRWKAHPENTTQEQLAMSPPPAYDDDRAIAAITGGHTVGAPCYLDIDSIA; translated from the coding sequence ATGAGCGTTGTTCCCCTGAAAGACGGTGACAAGCCGTCCTTTGACGGTCGTATTCATACCTGCCCGTTACGTGGGCACTCGACCAGTTTTCAATTGGTGGATGAATTGGGTGACGGCAAACCCTATGCCGGTTTGGCCTACGAGGTCACCGATTACGAGAATGTCAGCTACACCGGCAAACTAGATGCGTCCGGATCCGGCAAGGTGGATAACCATTATTGCGGCCCGGTGGTGCTCAAACTTAATCAGCCATACCAGGGAAGCGAAAAGGCTTATACGTTTTTGCGAGAAAGACCACACTACCCGCTGCCCATCACCGAACTGCAAGTACGGGCCGAAAAAACCCGTTTTTTTAATAAGTCGGGCGCCCGCACAGAAGCCAATCCGGCACAGGGCGAGGCTATTACCTTTTACCAGGTTGAAGTGCGCGAACTGGTGGACCATTCGGCGCATCTTCCCCCCATAGTGCAGCGCCATTTTCCACCCAATACCCATGTGTTTTCGTTGTTTCGGCAAAAAACTCAGGTCAAAAACCCCAAGACCCAGCAGACTGGCTTCATTGATGGTGGAAAGAACGTGGACGTCACGCCGTATGATTCGGCTATGGCGGAGCTGGGGAATGCACCGCCTGCACGCACACCGCTAGGCGTCGCCCTCATGCCGAACCGGCACACCGTGCTGGAGGTGCGTCCGCTACGCGCCTTGCGCCCAATGCTATCGCCTAGCAACGATTTCTGTGCACTCAACCTCTACCAACTGGCGCTGATGTCGACTCTGAGTTACAGCGACTTTGGACAGCAGCCCACCTCACTCCCGGTAGAAAACGACAGCGTGAGCTTTCCCTTGCAACCGAGCATTGGCAATTGGTTTGGTGACGCTCTTTCAAAATTTGACGAGCTTTGGCAGGTGGATGCAGCGCAGGCGGGGAGCAAAGCCTATTACCCTCTGTATGAAGAGGTGCCGTACTCCAAACGCCTGGAAATGGTGCCCTTCGACCCAGAGCTGTACTCGGAAGTTAATAGCCCAAGCCTAGGTGAAAAACAGGAAAATCCGGCCAGCATTCACTGCTTTGATGACAGCGCATTTGACGATGGCACCGATACCCAAGCCTTCATCACCCACCACGATACGCTGATTTTGATCTCGATCCGGGGCACCGCCGGTGGGGCGGATGCCCTGCGCGACATGGATGCCACTCAAGTGCCCTTTGGCGAATGGCCTGGCAAAGTGCATAGCGGATTTTATGGTGCAGCTAAGGTGGCCTATGATTTTGTAGACCGTTACCTGGATAAGTTTTACAACGGGCAAAAGCTGGTCATCACCGGGCACAGCCTGGGCGGGGCGATTGCCCTGATAGTGTCTGAAATGCTGCGACGTAATAAACGATATGCAGCTGACATTGTGCTTTACACCTACGGTTCCCCACGGGCTGGTGACAAAGTCTTCGTTGAGGGGGCTTCGCCCCTGATTCACCACCGCACCGTCAACCACAACGATCCGGTGCCAAGCGTTCCGTCGACATGGATGGACACGTCCACCAAGCGAGAGTACATCGCACAGGGTGTCGTTACGGTGATCAGTCCGCCTGTCGGGGTGTCATGGTTTGCGTTGGGCATGATCAACATTACCGGTGAGCCTTATACCCACCACGGTACTCTGCGACACTTTATGCCGGTCAACTTTGGAGCTGGCAAAAAGTCCTCGATCCTCTGGATGCCAGGTTGCAGCACTATCAATGACCACGGCTGTGCCAAAGCGCTGAAGGCAACCGACGGCCTGCCGGATCGCGGTTCATTCCTACGACAAATTGTTGATAATGCCGACCACAAAATGGTCCTCAGCTACATTCCAAACTGCTGGGCCAGCCTACGCCGCTGGCAGGAAGCTCAAGAATTCAATCGCACATTAGTTACTGACAATGAATTTGAACTGGTGGATGGGGCGTTAAAGAACGTCCAGCGGCAATTGCTCACTTTGGAGAGACGCCTGGCGGCGAGCCCCGACAGATATGTCGATAGTCAAGCAGCGACGAAGGCCGCCCTTCAACAAGAAATCGAGAACATAGGCACAACGCGGACGCGACTGGACATTTTACGTGGCGAGCCTGTCACCGAGTCCCATGTGTATGGTTTATTCGCTGGACTGCCCGAACTGATTGAGGGCGATTTGCCTCGTTGGAAAGCTCATCCGGAGAATACAACTCAGGAACAGCTGGCAATGTCCCCCCCACCAGCCTACGACGATGACCGGGCGATAGCGGCGATAACGGGTGGCCACACCGTGGGAGCCCCTTGCTACCTGGATATTGATTCGATTGCCTAG
- a CDS encoding IS3 family transposase (programmed frameshift): protein MTGKRRTFDDSFKLQVVKMIKDQGLAVPQVCRDLNIGETAVRRWVQQYEAEQLGDVGIGKPLTAEQQRIRQLEQENRQLKMDNDVLKKGYRLLCPRAEVTYRLVRQLQQKAYSVAHVCRLLGISRSGFYEANKRAEVPTSICPMALQLKASFAASGGCYGSRPLRKVLHAKGMEIGLYKIRRLMRANGLRSAWKRKFVHTTDSNHDLPIAENVLNRQFEPDAVNKAWVADITYIRTRSGWLYLAVVLDLFSRKIVGWSMAPNMPAELVCSAMQLAIAQRQPPPGLVAHSDRGSQYASASYRALLARNEMQQSMSRKGNCWDNSVMERFFLSLKMERVWRRDYANHAEAIRDITEYIVGFYNNERLHSKLGYLPPTVYERAMASKPPIEVSGIS from the exons ATGACTGGCAAACGCAGAACATTCGACGACAGCTTCAAACTGCAAGTGGTAAAGATGATCAAGGACCAGGGACTGGCCGTTCCGCAGGTCTGCCGCGACCTGAATATTGGTGAGACCGCCGTCCGGCGCTGGGTGCAGCAGTACGAGGCTGAACAGCTGGGAGATGTCGGAATCGGCAAACCGTTGACTGCTGAGCAACAACGTATCCGGCAGTTGGAGCAGGAAAATCGCCAGCTCAAGATGGATAACGATGTATTAAAAAAGG GCTACCGCCTTCTTTGCCCGCGAGCTGAAGTAACGTATCGCTTGGTTCGGCAGCTGCAACAGAAGGCTTATTCGGTGGCGCATGTCTGTCGGCTGCTGGGCATCAGTCGATCCGGGTTCTACGAAGCCAACAAACGTGCTGAAGTGCCAACATCAATTTGTCCCATGGCTCTGCAACTCAAGGCATCGTTTGCCGCAAGTGGCGGCTGTTATGGCAGTCGTCCGTTGCGTAAAGTGTTGCACGCCAAGGGCATGGAAATAGGCCTTTATAAAATTCGTCGCTTGATGCGTGCCAACGGTCTGCGTTCGGCTTGGAAGCGTAAGTTTGTGCATACGACAGATAGCAACCACGACCTGCCGATTGCTGAAAATGTATTGAATCGCCAATTTGAACCTGACGCAGTAAACAAAGCTTGGGTGGCAGACATTACCTACATCCGGACCCGAAGCGGCTGGTTATACCTGGCCGTGGTGCTGGACTTGTTCTCACGCAAGATAGTCGGCTGGTCCATGGCCCCGAACATGCCGGCTGAGCTGGTGTGTAGTGCAATGCAACTGGCGATTGCTCAGCGTCAACCACCACCGGGTCTGGTCGCCCACTCGGATCGTGGCAGCCAATACGCGAGCGCAAGCTACAGAGCGCTGTTGGCAAGAAATGAAATGCAGCAAAGCATGAGCCGTAAAGGTAATTGCTGGGACAACTCAGTGATGGAGCGCTTCTTCCTGAGTTTGAAAATGGAGCGGGTATGGCGGCGTGATTACGCCAACCACGCCGAAGCGATACGTGACATCACTGAATACATCGTTGGGTTTTACAACAACGAGCGGCTGCACTCGAAACTGGGATATCTGCCACCGACCGTTTACGAACGGGCAATGGCGTCTAAACCTCCTATCGAGGTGTCCGGAATTAGTTGA
- a CDS encoding TIGR02391 family protein — MVGISQLNEYHQAYKSALEILQNWDEEDEPSLLRRFEFFANRIKPLVDTTDPGWDNCRALGRHMTFMERYLRRGEKVFSKSDAIDIVYRDLPSFADFLLLQASTPDHLDARLAQATSRLFEIEDYASVIRATFPVLSSRLRRIFGIPDGTDGENLVNDIFTKGLGSNPVVLPQDEKTAYRNLVAGFYASYRNKLNHGDYQPTFSQARGVVEMANTLIKDLELLAETSLTANAQTPAQ; from the coding sequence ATGGTCGGAATTAGTCAACTCAATGAGTATCACCAGGCATATAAAAGTGCTTTGGAAATTCTTCAGAATTGGGATGAAGAGGATGAGCCCAGCCTATTGAGGCGGTTTGAGTTTTTCGCAAATCGAATTAAACCGCTGGTGGATACGACAGACCCTGGATGGGACAACTGTCGCGCCCTTGGTCGGCATATGACTTTCATGGAAAGGTATTTGAGGCGCGGCGAGAAGGTTTTTAGTAAGAGTGATGCAATCGATATTGTTTACAGAGACCTGCCCAGTTTCGCCGACTTTCTGTTGCTCCAGGCGTCCACCCCGGATCATTTAGATGCTCGCCTGGCGCAGGCAACATCAAGGCTTTTCGAAATTGAAGACTATGCCTCAGTGATTCGAGCAACCTTTCCAGTGCTCTCTTCGCGCCTTCGAAGGATATTTGGAATCCCAGATGGAACTGACGGGGAAAACTTGGTGAACGACATTTTCACAAAAGGCCTGGGCTCCAATCCGGTAGTGCTACCGCAGGATGAAAAAACTGCCTATCGCAATTTGGTAGCGGGTTTTTATGCCTCATATCGAAACAAGCTAAATCATGGCGACTATCAGCCAACATTTTCTCAAGCGCGGGGCGTTGTGGAAATGGCAAACACGCTGATTAAGGATTTGGAGCTTTTGGCTGAAACGTCTTTAACCGCAAACGCACAGACTCCAGCGCAATAG